A single Streptomyces mirabilis DNA region contains:
- a CDS encoding class I SAM-dependent methyltransferase yields MTASSRAHSFNAAADQYAASRPSYPPALFDLIEQFTSRPLAGARVADVGAGTGIATALLRGRGAHVIGVEPGDAMAAQFHTVLPDVPIVRGDGNALPLADASHDLVTYAQSWQWTDTTRSVPETLRVLRPSGALAIWWNTTAFDVPWIREQHQRLAHHCGVKPTSRARPNDSDAVRLAGLSGLRVARRQVRWSRVVSLDMHLSNISSRSAFLVLTEDDKRAFLSEERRRLREMFPGEAVEEVYVVDLLVATRP; encoded by the coding sequence ATGACCGCCAGCTCGCGCGCCCATTCGTTTAACGCGGCGGCTGACCAGTACGCGGCCAGCCGGCCTTCGTACCCGCCCGCGCTCTTCGATTTAATCGAACAGTTCACGAGCCGTCCCCTGGCGGGTGCCCGCGTCGCCGATGTGGGCGCGGGCACCGGAATCGCCACCGCGCTGCTGCGTGGGCGCGGAGCTCACGTAATCGGCGTTGAGCCGGGCGACGCCATGGCTGCCCAGTTCCACACCGTGCTCCCGGATGTGCCGATTGTGAGGGGTGACGGCAACGCCCTCCCCCTCGCGGACGCCTCCCACGACCTCGTCACCTACGCACAGTCCTGGCAGTGGACCGACACCACCCGCTCGGTCCCGGAGACGCTGCGGGTCCTGCGTCCGAGCGGTGCGCTCGCGATCTGGTGGAACACCACCGCCTTCGACGTGCCCTGGATCCGAGAGCAGCACCAGCGGCTCGCGCACCACTGCGGAGTGAAGCCGACTTCTCGGGCGCGTCCCAACGACAGCGACGCCGTCCGGCTCGCGGGCCTGTCGGGGCTCCGAGTCGCGCGCCGCCAGGTGCGGTGGAGCCGTGTGGTCTCCCTCGACATGCACCTTTCCAACATCAGCAGTCGCTCGGCGTTCCTTGTCCTTACCGAGGACGACAAGCGTGCCTTTCTCTCCGAGGAGCGCAGGCGACTGCGGGAGATGTTCCCCGGCGAGGCGGTGGAAGAGGTCTACGTGGTTGATCTACTGGTGGCCACTCGTCCGTGA
- a CDS encoding ester cyclase — translation MDIDSMLRSQVPAQTSLERHSKMPSQSTESVMNRFVEFINTGNEDLAREIISPDAMFHAPSHPEPLRGPDGYMEVIGMMRSAFPDVQWTLEETVTEGDTVAARFTMRGTHDGEFFGIPASGNKISVQAMNFYYLADDRIVGERGQPDLLGVMQQIGAVPAP, via the coding sequence GTGGACATCGATTCGATGTTACGCTCGCAGGTACCCGCCCAAACGTCTCTGGAGAGGCACAGCAAGATGCCATCGCAGTCCACCGAGTCAGTGATGAACCGTTTCGTCGAGTTCATCAACACGGGCAACGAGGATCTCGCCCGCGAGATCATTTCTCCGGACGCGATGTTCCACGCGCCAAGCCACCCGGAACCACTGCGAGGGCCCGATGGGTACATGGAAGTCATCGGGATGATGCGCAGCGCCTTCCCCGACGTCCAGTGGACGCTGGAGGAGACAGTCACCGAAGGCGACACCGTGGCCGCGCGGTTCACCATGCGGGGAACCCACGACGGTGAATTCTTCGGGATCCCGGCGAGCGGCAACAAGATCTCGGTGCAGGCCATGAACTTCTACTACCTGGCCGACGACCGGATCGTCGGCGAACGGGGCCAGCCCGACCTCCTCGGGGTGATGCAGCAGATCGGTGCCGTACCGGCGCCGTGA
- a CDS encoding PadR family transcriptional regulator yields MLELAILGFLAEGPLPGHELRRRVSQLTGYTRPVSDGSLYPAINRLTRAGLIERRADPAAGAARYVLSLTAAGRAEMLQRLRKPADHEITDFTRFYVVLAFLSHLPDVAEQHAVLRRRLEFLEEPASFFYDNERPLRAEEVADPYRQGMLLTARATSRAERTWLRETLGEEPPVFDTACTDNDPHAPAAPAS; encoded by the coding sequence ATGCTGGAACTCGCGATACTCGGCTTCCTCGCCGAGGGACCCCTGCCTGGACACGAGCTGCGCCGCCGCGTCTCGCAGCTGACCGGCTATACGCGGCCGGTCAGTGACGGCAGCCTGTATCCGGCGATCAATCGTCTGACCAGGGCGGGCTTGATCGAGCGGCGCGCAGACCCGGCCGCGGGGGCGGCCCGGTACGTGCTCAGCCTGACCGCGGCCGGCCGGGCCGAAATGCTTCAGCGCCTGCGCAAGCCCGCCGACCACGAGATCACCGACTTCACCCGGTTCTACGTCGTCCTGGCCTTCCTCTCCCACCTGCCCGACGTGGCCGAACAGCACGCGGTGCTGCGCAGGCGGCTGGAGTTCCTGGAAGAGCCGGCGAGCTTCTTCTACGACAACGAGCGGCCCCTGCGTGCCGAGGAGGTCGCCGACCCCTACCGGCAGGGCATGCTGCTCACCGCCCGCGCCACCAGCCGCGCCGAACGGACCTGGCTGCGCGAGACCCTCGGCGAGGAACCGCCCGTATTCGACACCGCCTGCACCGACAACGATCCACATGCGCCCGCCGCTCCCGCGAGCTGA
- a CDS encoding NADPH:quinone reductase, protein MLASWYDAQGPAANVLHVGELPDPVPGPGEVRVRVTVSGVNPGDTKKRRGWLGSSMPFPRVIPHSDAAGVIDAVGAQVDAHRVGQRVWVYGAQSYRPFGTAAQYTVVPDHQAVPLPDHLSDELGASLGIPGITAHRTVFADGPVDGQLVLVHGVLGGVGSLAAQLAHWAGATVIATVRRTADLDRVDPAVVSHAVALDTGDPATAIRSYAPRGVDRIIEVALSDNADLDNAVAANNAVIAAYATRTDRTEIPFWPLLFNNVTLRLLGSDDFPVEAKRQAARDLTSAAAVGALTVAVGDRYALDDIAKAHDHVDADGVHSRILVTLPQ, encoded by the coding sequence ATGCTTGCTTCCTGGTACGACGCCCAGGGACCCGCCGCCAATGTCCTGCACGTCGGCGAACTCCCTGATCCCGTCCCCGGCCCCGGCGAGGTCCGCGTCCGTGTCACCGTCTCGGGCGTCAACCCCGGCGACACCAAGAAACGGCGTGGCTGGCTCGGCTCGTCCATGCCCTTCCCGCGAGTGATCCCGCACAGCGACGCCGCCGGAGTCATCGACGCCGTGGGCGCCCAAGTCGACGCCCACCGCGTCGGACAACGGGTCTGGGTATACGGGGCCCAGTCCTACCGCCCCTTCGGCACGGCCGCCCAGTACACCGTCGTACCCGACCACCAGGCCGTACCTCTGCCAGATCATCTGAGTGACGAGCTGGGGGCGAGCCTCGGCATCCCCGGCATCACCGCCCACCGCACCGTCTTCGCCGACGGCCCGGTCGACGGCCAACTGGTCCTGGTCCACGGCGTTCTCGGCGGCGTCGGCTCCCTGGCCGCCCAGCTCGCCCACTGGGCCGGCGCCACCGTGATCGCCACCGTCCGCCGCACCGCGGACCTCGACCGCGTCGACCCGGCCGTCGTCTCCCACGCCGTCGCCCTGGACACCGGCGACCCCGCCACAGCCATCCGCTCGTACGCGCCGCGGGGCGTCGACCGGATCATCGAGGTCGCGCTGTCCGACAACGCCGATCTCGACAACGCCGTCGCCGCCAACAACGCCGTCATCGCCGCCTACGCCACCCGCACGGACCGCACCGAGATCCCCTTCTGGCCGCTGCTGTTCAACAACGTCACCCTGCGGCTGCTCGGCAGCGACGATTTTCCCGTCGAGGCCAAACGCCAGGCCGCCCGCGACCTCACCTCCGCCGCCGCCGTCGGCGCCCTCACCGTCGCCGTCGGCGACCGCTACGCGCTGGACGACATCGCCAAGGCCCACGACCACGTCGACGCCGACGGTGTCCACAGCCGCATCCTGGTCACCCTCCCCCAATAG
- a CDS encoding NF041680 family putative transposase, with translation MKSLAPEQSADAALGVLSHFRVQFYDCLYTRADALFELADAVLCSDGPVTSLVELTLTAEHRRGHGAMYDAVNHGWLEPRRLRRLLASTPLPRAADGRIVLAVDVSNWLRPDAPTSPELLFCHVYGRGRSADQFIPGWPYSFVAALETGRTSWTAVLDAIRLGPCDDATAVTASQLREVVTRLVHAGQWRPGDADILVVMDTGYDVTRLAYVLADLPVELVGRLRSDRVMLRDAGPRRSTPRGGQPRKHGGVLTFSKPESWHTPDQATTCDTTRYGTAEALAWDRMHPRLQARGPWLDHCGELPLLHGTLIRLKVEHLPGDRDPKPVWLWSSRTGMTGEDVNLRWQAFLRRFDLEHTFRLFKQTLGWTVPKVRDPHTADLWTWLIIAAHTQLRLARPLAEDLRRPWERPAQPRRLTPARVRRGFRHLRVKTARPADVPRPSKPGPGRPPGSKNRRSAPRHEPGKTVKRIETLTEHVRLKQQRG, from the coding sequence GTGAAGAGTCTCGCCCCTGAACAGTCCGCCGACGCCGCGTTGGGCGTCCTGTCCCACTTTCGTGTCCAGTTCTACGACTGTCTCTACACCCGGGCGGATGCGCTCTTCGAGCTCGCCGACGCGGTGCTGTGCTCGGACGGCCCGGTCACCTCGCTGGTCGAGTTGACGCTCACGGCCGAGCACCGGCGCGGGCACGGAGCGATGTACGACGCGGTCAATCACGGCTGGCTGGAGCCGCGCCGCCTGCGCAGGCTGCTGGCCTCCACGCCGCTGCCGCGTGCCGCCGACGGGCGGATCGTGCTCGCGGTGGACGTGAGCAACTGGCTGCGTCCCGACGCCCCCACCAGCCCGGAGTTGCTGTTCTGCCACGTCTACGGGCGGGGCCGCAGCGCGGATCAGTTCATCCCCGGCTGGCCCTACTCCTTCGTTGCCGCGCTGGAGACGGGACGCACGTCCTGGACGGCTGTGCTGGACGCGATCCGGCTGGGGCCGTGCGACGATGCCACCGCGGTGACCGCCAGCCAGCTGCGCGAGGTGGTCACCCGGCTGGTGCACGCCGGGCAGTGGCGGCCGGGCGACGCGGACATCCTCGTCGTCATGGACACCGGCTACGACGTCACCCGTCTTGCCTATGTCCTGGCCGACCTGCCCGTCGAGCTGGTCGGCCGGCTCCGCTCGGACCGCGTCATGCTCCGGGACGCCGGCCCACGCCGCTCCACCCCGCGCGGCGGACAGCCCCGCAAGCACGGCGGCGTCCTCACCTTCTCCAAGCCGGAGTCCTGGCACACCCCTGACCAGGCCACCACGTGCGACACCACCCGCTACGGCACAGCCGAAGCCCTCGCCTGGGACCGGATGCACCCCCGGTTACAGGCCCGTGGCCCCTGGCTCGATCACTGCGGTGAACTCCCTCTGCTCCACGGCACGTTGATCCGGCTGAAGGTTGAGCACCTGCCCGGTGACCGTGACCCGAAGCCGGTATGGCTGTGGTCCTCACGCACCGGCATGACCGGCGAAGACGTCAACCTGCGCTGGCAGGCGTTCCTTCGCAGATTCGATCTTGAACATACCTTCCGACTGTTCAAGCAGACCCTGGGCTGGACCGTCCCCAAGGTCCGCGATCCGCACACGGCCGACCTGTGGACGTGGCTGATCATCGCCGCCCACACCCAGCTCCGCCTTGCCCGGCCCCTCGCCGAGGACCTTCGTCGGCCCTGGGAGCGGCCGGCGCAACCTCGTCGCCTCACCCCTGCCCGGGTTCGGCGGGGGTTCCGCCACCTCCGCGTGAAGACCGCCCGTCCCGCCGACGTGCCCAGACCCTCCAAGCCCGGACCCGGACGCCCACCCGGTTCAAAGAACCGCAGGTCAGCCCCACGTCACGAGCCTGGAAAGACCGTGAAACGAATCGAAACCCTCACCGAACACGTCCGCCTGAAACAGCAGCGAGGTTAA
- the ltrA gene encoding group II intron reverse transcriptase/maturase, producing the protein MDVLRRAWAGVCANRGAPGVDGTTVDAVESSGVDAFLQDLSQRLRAHTYRPSVLRRVQIPKPGRPGEFRPLSIPTVADRVVMTAAKLVMEPVFEAQFTEASYGFRPKRSAIDACEAVRVAANQRREWVFEADIRDCFGTIDHEALMAQVARRVVDRPMLKLIRAWLRMGVLVGGVTSPTGAGTPQGSPISPLLANIALHVLDEAWQNEGRRLGTLVRYCDDFVVLSPTKQRAEQARELAARVLERLGMRLHPEKTGIVCLTRGGQGFDFLGFHHRKMESWKWRGRYYLQRWPSARAMRVLRDKVRAATARSKTERPVSAVVADLNPVLRGWSAYFRNGNSGRKFNVVDGYVHERLAIFASAKHGLAGRNWTTRFTYGWITRLGVYRLTGNVHRATAHASR; encoded by the coding sequence ATGGACGTTCTGAGGCGGGCGTGGGCCGGTGTGTGCGCAAACCGGGGTGCCCCCGGCGTGGACGGTACGACCGTCGACGCGGTGGAATCCTCGGGGGTGGATGCATTCCTCCAAGACCTTTCGCAGAGACTGCGGGCGCATACGTATCGTCCGTCAGTGCTGCGACGGGTCCAGATTCCCAAACCGGGGCGGCCGGGGGAGTTCCGGCCGCTATCGATCCCCACCGTGGCGGACCGCGTGGTGATGACGGCTGCGAAACTGGTCATGGAACCAGTATTCGAGGCCCAGTTCACCGAGGCGAGCTATGGATTCAGGCCGAAGCGGTCCGCGATCGACGCGTGCGAGGCAGTGCGTGTCGCCGCGAACCAGCGGCGGGAGTGGGTGTTCGAGGCCGATATCCGCGACTGCTTCGGCACGATCGACCATGAGGCGCTGATGGCCCAAGTGGCGCGGCGTGTGGTGGACCGGCCGATGCTGAAGCTGATCCGGGCCTGGCTGCGGATGGGAGTCCTGGTGGGCGGGGTGACCTCGCCTACCGGGGCGGGAACCCCTCAGGGCTCACCGATTTCCCCATTGCTGGCAAATATCGCGCTGCACGTTCTCGACGAGGCGTGGCAGAACGAAGGTCGCCGGCTGGGGACGTTGGTGAGGTACTGCGATGATTTCGTAGTCCTGTCGCCGACCAAGCAACGGGCCGAACAGGCCCGTGAATTGGCGGCACGAGTTCTGGAACGGCTCGGGATGCGATTGCATCCTGAGAAGACCGGCATCGTCTGCCTCACCCGAGGCGGGCAGGGCTTCGACTTTCTCGGCTTCCACCACCGGAAGATGGAATCGTGGAAATGGCGGGGCAGGTACTACTTGCAACGCTGGCCCTCGGCCAGGGCGATGCGGGTACTGCGGGACAAAGTCCGTGCGGCGACCGCTCGTTCGAAGACTGAGCGGCCGGTATCCGCCGTGGTCGCCGATCTCAACCCGGTCCTGCGGGGCTGGTCGGCGTACTTCCGTAACGGGAACTCCGGACGGAAGTTCAACGTGGTCGACGGCTATGTCCACGAACGGCTGGCGATCTTTGCCAGCGCGAAACACGGACTTGCGGGCAGGAACTGGACCACCCGATTTACTTATGGGTGGATCACCCGGCTCGGTGTCTACCGCCTTACCGGAAACGTGCACAGGGCAACGGCGCATGCCAGCCGGTGA
- a CDS encoding fatty acid desaturase family protein, with protein sequence MTAIDPTAHLTAEQIEELGRELDAIRDEVIASRGEKDAAYIRKVISAQRKLELVSRGVLLFSIFPPAWLLGTAGLSVAKIMDNMEIGHNVLHGQWDWMRDPKIHSTTWEWDHVSPSEQWKHSHNELHHTYTNVIGKDNDLGYGIMRVDEDQKWHPFHLGQPLWNFINACFFEYGIAAYDLELGKNLHERRRKNPEFRARAKAVGRKIRKQVLKDYVIHPLLSGPSFLTTLAATFTANLVRNIWSHSVIMCGHFPEGVQVFERRSIKGETRGQWYLRQMMGSANISGSRAMHFMTGNLSHQIEHHLFPDLPSNRYAEVAVKVRALFEKYELEYVTGPLPKQVFSAWRKVFRLSLPNKKPKVKTPDREQELVAA encoded by the coding sequence TTGACCGCCATCGACCCCACCGCCCACCTGACCGCGGAGCAGATCGAGGAGCTTGGCCGCGAGCTGGACGCGATCCGCGACGAGGTGATCGCCAGCCGCGGCGAGAAAGACGCCGCCTACATCCGTAAGGTCATCTCGGCGCAGCGCAAGCTCGAGCTGGTCAGCAGGGGCGTGCTGCTGTTCTCGATCTTCCCGCCCGCGTGGCTGCTCGGCACCGCCGGTCTGTCCGTGGCGAAGATCATGGACAACATGGAGATCGGCCACAACGTCCTGCACGGCCAGTGGGACTGGATGCGGGACCCGAAGATCCACTCCACCACCTGGGAGTGGGATCACGTCTCGCCGTCCGAGCAGTGGAAGCACTCGCACAACGAGCTGCACCACACGTACACCAACGTGATCGGCAAGGACAACGACCTCGGCTACGGCATCATGCGCGTCGACGAGGACCAGAAGTGGCACCCGTTCCACCTCGGCCAGCCGCTGTGGAACTTCATCAACGCCTGCTTCTTCGAGTACGGCATCGCAGCGTACGACCTGGAGCTCGGCAAGAACCTGCACGAGCGCCGCCGCAAGAACCCGGAGTTCCGCGCGCGGGCCAAGGCCGTGGGCCGCAAGATCCGCAAGCAGGTGCTCAAGGACTACGTGATCCACCCGCTGCTGTCGGGCCCGTCGTTCCTCACCACGCTCGCCGCCACGTTCACCGCGAACCTGGTCCGCAACATCTGGTCCCACTCGGTGATCATGTGCGGGCACTTCCCCGAGGGCGTGCAGGTCTTCGAGCGCCGGTCGATCAAGGGCGAGACGCGCGGCCAGTGGTACCTGCGCCAGATGATGGGCTCGGCGAACATCAGCGGCAGCAGGGCCATGCACTTCATGACCGGCAACCTGTCGCACCAGATCGAGCACCACCTGTTCCCGGACCTGCCGAGCAACCGGTACGCCGAGGTCGCGGTGAAGGTGCGCGCGCTGTTCGAAAAGTACGAGCTGGAGTACGTCACCGGGCCGCTGCCCAAGCAGGTGTTCTCCGCGTGGCGCAAGGTCTTCCGGCTCTCGCTGCCGAACAAGAAGCCCAAGGTCAAGACGCCGGACCGCGAGCAGGAGCTCGTCGCGGCCTGA
- a CDS encoding ferredoxin reductase, with protein MTSAALRSRAWKLLEMVTTPLLPSDYLDLVSPLRAGADLRGRIEAVHPETGDAATVVIRPGRGWRGHTAGQYVRIGVDVDGVRLWRAYSITSPTNRQDGRVTITVKAIPDGKVSNHLVRRAKPGTLIQLDQPTGDFVLPQAKPAKVLYLTAGSGITPVMGMLRDIEFDDVVMVHCAPQPQDVIFRNELHDLVADKKLRLTEVHTDTDGMLDIARLDELVPDWAERETWACGPAGLLDAAEEHWTERGVQERLHTERFRPSIVVAGDGGEVTFSATGKTVAADGATPLLDIGEEAGVLMPSGCRMGICFGCITPLKAGAVRDLRTGEITEAEPGVLIQTCVSAAAGPCDIER; from the coding sequence ATGACGAGTGCAGCCCTCCGCAGCAGGGCGTGGAAACTGCTGGAGATGGTCACGACGCCGCTGCTGCCGTCGGACTACCTCGACCTGGTCAGCCCGCTGCGTGCGGGCGCTGACCTGCGTGGGCGCATCGAGGCCGTGCACCCCGAGACGGGTGACGCCGCGACTGTCGTGATCAGGCCGGGACGGGGCTGGCGTGGCCACACAGCCGGTCAGTACGTGCGGATCGGGGTCGACGTCGACGGGGTGCGCCTGTGGCGTGCCTACTCCATCACCTCGCCGACAAACCGCCAGGACGGCCGCGTCACGATCACCGTGAAGGCGATCCCGGACGGCAAGGTCAGCAACCACCTGGTCCGCAGGGCCAAACCGGGCACGCTGATCCAGCTCGACCAGCCGACCGGTGACTTCGTGCTGCCGCAGGCCAAGCCCGCCAAGGTGCTCTACCTGACGGCCGGCAGCGGCATCACGCCCGTGATGGGCATGCTGCGCGACATCGAGTTCGACGACGTCGTCATGGTCCACTGCGCGCCACAGCCGCAAGACGTGATCTTCCGCAACGAACTGCACGACCTGGTCGCGGACAAGAAGCTGCGGCTCACCGAGGTGCACACCGACACAGACGGCATGCTCGACATCGCCCGTCTCGACGAACTCGTGCCCGACTGGGCCGAGCGCGAGACCTGGGCTTGCGGGCCCGCGGGCCTGCTCGACGCCGCCGAAGAGCACTGGACCGAGCGCGGCGTACAAGAGCGCCTGCACACCGAACGCTTCCGCCCCAGCATCGTCGTCGCCGGCGACGGCGGCGAGGTCACGTTCAGCGCCACCGGCAAGACCGTCGCCGCGGACGGCGCCACGCCGTTGCTGGACATCGGCGAGGAGGCCGGCGTGCTCATGCCCTCCGGGTGCCGCATGGGCATCTGCTTCGGCTGCATCACGCCGCTCAAGGCGGGCGCCGTCCGCGACCTGCGCACCGGCGAGATCACCGAGGCCGAGCCGGGCGTCCTCATCCAGACCTGCGTGTCCGCCGCGGCGGGCCCCTGCGACATCGAACGGTAG
- a CDS encoding PucR family transcriptional regulator, producing MSHAIRRASELALDETTVTALRAALKTTADEVVQAIIDEVPPYANALSGHMGATIRRAVRTALGHYLDLASGNATGGDAGDAAYELGRGEVRDGRSMDALLSAYRVGARVAWRCLAAGAVPAGLPAAEVAKFAELTFAYIDELSAASAAGHADELAARGRDHERHLEHLARDLLAGASPDVLLASVQRAGWQPPVSLTAVLLPAAQARPAYRALDPSTLVLDDLPDATGVLLVPDADRSHLLRQLTDRTAVVGPARPWTRASASYARAVRARSLSSDIRDTEDHLPELVLSADMDAFADLRARALTPLRTLPASTAQRLEETLRAWLLHQGRRDEVAAALFVHPQTVRYRMSQLRELFPDLASPHRVLELTLAVGLRVS from the coding sequence GTGAGCCATGCAATCCGGAGGGCCAGCGAACTGGCCCTCGATGAGACGACGGTCACCGCACTTCGGGCCGCGCTGAAGACCACCGCCGACGAGGTCGTCCAGGCGATCATCGACGAGGTCCCTCCCTACGCCAACGCGCTTTCGGGCCACATGGGCGCCACCATCCGCCGAGCCGTCCGCACCGCCCTGGGGCACTACCTGGACCTCGCGAGCGGGAACGCCACAGGCGGCGACGCCGGTGACGCAGCCTACGAGCTGGGCCGCGGCGAGGTGCGCGACGGCCGTTCGATGGACGCCCTGCTCAGCGCCTACCGCGTCGGCGCCCGCGTGGCCTGGCGATGCCTGGCAGCGGGTGCCGTACCCGCAGGTCTGCCCGCCGCCGAGGTCGCCAAGTTCGCCGAGCTGACCTTCGCCTACATCGACGAGCTCTCCGCCGCGAGCGCCGCGGGCCACGCCGACGAACTGGCCGCCCGGGGCAGGGACCACGAGCGCCACCTGGAACACCTGGCCCGCGACCTCCTCGCCGGCGCGAGCCCGGACGTGCTGCTGGCCTCTGTTCAACGGGCCGGGTGGCAGCCTCCGGTTTCGCTGACCGCGGTCCTGCTGCCCGCCGCCCAGGCCCGGCCTGCCTACCGCGCGCTCGACCCGAGCACCCTCGTCCTCGACGATCTGCCGGATGCCACCGGTGTGCTGCTCGTCCCCGATGCCGACCGATCACATCTCTTGCGGCAGCTGACCGACCGCACCGCCGTGGTCGGCCCGGCCCGGCCATGGACTCGTGCGTCCGCCTCGTACGCACGAGCCGTACGCGCGCGCTCCCTCTCCTCTGATATTCGCGACACCGAGGACCACCTGCCCGAGCTGGTGCTGAGCGCCGACATGGACGCGTTCGCAGACCTGCGTGCCCGAGCCCTCACACCCTTGCGGACCTTGCCTGCCTCGACCGCACAGCGGCTGGAGGAGACGTTGCGGGCGTGGCTGCTGCACCAGGGCAGACGGGACGAGGTGGCGGCGGCGTTGTTCGTCCATCCCCAGACAGTCCGGTACCGGATGTCGCAGCTGCGGGAGCTGTTTCCGGATCTCGCATCGCCACACCGGGTCCTTGAACTGACGCTGGCGGTCGGTCTACGGGTCAGCTGA
- a CDS encoding thioredoxin family protein: MAKRVHRPREDAEFNFILGMSGVPVLAYFTGTWPKAIEPCRVTDLVVGGIADDYAGRLTAVRADITRCPAATERYGITGAPSYVLLKEGEVVAHGTGPMTMAEVRKFLDGHL; this comes from the coding sequence ATGGCGAAGAGGGTTCACCGACCCCGTGAGGACGCGGAGTTCAATTTCATCCTTGGGATGAGCGGAGTTCCGGTCCTCGCATACTTCACCGGGACATGGCCCAAGGCAATCGAGCCCTGCCGGGTGACGGACCTCGTCGTGGGTGGCATCGCCGACGACTACGCGGGCCGCCTGACGGCCGTCCGCGCCGACATCACGCGTTGTCCGGCTGCGACCGAGCGATACGGGATCACCGGAGCCCCGTCCTACGTCCTGCTGAAGGAGGGAGAGGTGGTGGCGCACGGCACGGGGCCTATGACCATGGCCGAGGTACGGAAGTTCCTGGACGGCCACCTCTGA
- the melC2 gene encoding tyrosinase MelC2, which translates to MTVRKNQANLTADEKRRFVDALLQLKRSGRYDAFVTTHNAFILGDTDNGERTGHRSPSFLPWHRRFLLEFERALQSVDASVALPYWDWSTDRSTRSTLWAPDFLGGTGRSLDGRVMDGPFAASEGNWPISVRVDGRTYLRRSLGSGVRELPTRAEVDSVLAMATYDMVPWNSSSDGFRNHLEGWRGVNLHNRVHVWVGGQMATGVSPNDPVFWLHHAYIDKLWADWQRRHPASGYLPLSGTPDVVDLDETMKPWNDVKPADLLDHTAFYTFDTV; encoded by the coding sequence ATGACCGTACGCAAGAACCAGGCGAACCTGACCGCCGACGAGAAGCGGCGTTTCGTCGACGCGCTCCTCCAGTTGAAGCGCAGTGGCCGGTACGACGCCTTCGTCACCACGCACAACGCGTTCATCCTCGGCGACACGGACAACGGCGAACGGACGGGTCACCGTTCGCCCTCCTTCCTGCCCTGGCACCGCAGATTCCTGCTGGAGTTCGAGCGGGCGCTGCAGTCCGTGGACGCCTCCGTCGCCCTCCCGTACTGGGACTGGAGCACCGACCGTTCGACCCGTTCCACCCTGTGGGCCCCCGACTTCCTCGGCGGCACCGGGCGCAGCCTGGACGGCCGGGTGATGGACGGCCCCTTCGCGGCCTCCGAGGGCAACTGGCCGATCAGCGTGCGCGTCGACGGCCGTACGTATCTGCGGCGTTCGCTCGGCAGCGGCGTCCGTGAGCTGCCGACCCGCGCGGAGGTGGACTCCGTGCTCGCCATGGCGACGTACGACATGGTGCCCTGGAACAGTTCCTCGGACGGTTTCCGCAATCACCTCGAAGGGTGGCGCGGCGTCAACCTCCACAACCGGGTGCATGTCTGGGTCGGCGGCCAGATGGCCACCGGTGTCTCCCCCAACGACCCCGTGTTCTGGCTGCACCACGCCTACATAGACAAGCTCTGGGCCGACTGGCAGCGCCGCCACCCCGCCTCCGGCTATCTGCCGCTCTCCGGCACCCCTGACGTCGTGGACCTCGACGAGACCATGAAGCCGTGGAACGACGTGAAACCGGCGGACCTGCTGGATCACACCGCGTTCTACACCTTCGACACCGTCTGA
- the melC1 gene encoding apotyrosinase chaperone MelC1 produces the protein MPELTRRRALGAAAALAAAAGTQTVAVARAADTGHHGGPEAFDEVYQGRRITGRAAGGGHHHEHGAGYAVFIDGVELHVMQNADGSWISVVSHYDPVPTPRAAARAAVVELQGAPLVPLGMPMPMPMPQQ, from the coding sequence ATGCCGGAACTCACCCGTCGCCGTGCCCTCGGGGCTGCGGCCGCCCTCGCCGCCGCGGCCGGCACCCAGACCGTCGCCGTGGCCAGGGCCGCGGACACCGGACACCACGGCGGGCCCGAGGCCTTCGACGAGGTGTACCAGGGCCGTCGCATCACGGGCCGTGCCGCCGGCGGCGGTCACCACCATGAACACGGCGCCGGGTACGCGGTGTTCATCGACGGGGTCGAGCTGCATGTGATGCAGAACGCCGACGGCAGCTGGATCAGCGTCGTCAGCCACTACGACCCGGTGCCCACCCCGCGCGCCGCCGCCCGCGCCGCGGTCGTGGAACTCCAGGGGGCACCGCTCGTCCCCCTCGGCATGCCCATGCCCATGCCCATGCCCCAGCAGTGA